From the Bombus vancouverensis nearcticus chromosome 3, iyBomVanc1_principal, whole genome shotgun sequence genome, one window contains:
- the O-fut1 gene encoding O-fucosyltransferase 1, translated as MFSIIFILLLTTFYNTYCEDFDIDTNGYIVYCPCMGRFGNQADHFLGALGFAKALNRTLVLPPWVEYRTGETRSIQVPFDIYFNVSKVQSFHKALLMENFMRDIAPKIWQSKERVSFCYSARGKGDSCNAKDGNPFGSFWDTYNIDFVKSEFYGPLHYDVHHTDMAVQWKRQYPALHWPVLAFTGAPASFPVQLENKKLHKYVEWNTDMLNKAVAFIKQKLPRGAFVGIHLRNGIDWVRACEFISSTPNLFAAPQCLGYRNERGKATSAMCLPSFDLIVRHLKRVIRNGNDIKSVFVASDNNYMIEELTKALARMEVPVFKQDSPASPHLDLAILGRANYFIGNCISSFSAFVAREREIKGYPTFFWGFPSERSSSSITHEEL; from the exons ATGTTCAGTATTATTTTCATTCTACTATTAACCACATTTTATAACACATATTGTGAAGACTTTGATATTGATACAAATGGATATATTGTTTATTGTCCTTGTATGG GGCGATTTGGAAATCAAGCGGATCACTTTTTAGGTGCTTTAGGATTTGCAAAAGCACTAAATCGTACTTTAGTTTTACCACCATGGGTTGAATATAGAACTGGAGAAACAAGATCT aTACAAGTTCcatttgatatatattttaatgtttcaaaAGTTCAAAGCTTCCATAAAGCACTATTAATGGAGAATTTTATGCGAGACATAGCACCAAAAATATGGCAATCTAAGGAAAGAGTAT CTTTCTGTTATTCAGCACGTGGAAAAGGAGATTCATGCAATGCCAAAGATGGAAATCCATTCGGTTCATTTTGGGATACATATAATATAGATTTTGTAAAATCAGAATTTTATGGTCCTTTACATTATGATGTTCATCATACAGACATGGCAGTACAATGGAAAAGACAATATCCTGCATTACATTGGCCAGTATTAGCATTCACAGGTGCACCTGCTAGTTTTCCTGTAcaattggaaaataaaaaattacacaaGTATGTTGAATGGAATACAGACATGCTTAATAAAGCCGTAGcatttataaaacaaaaattaccaAGAGGAGCATTTGTAGGAATTCATCTACGTAACGGAATTGATTGG GTTCGTGCTTGTGAATTTATATCCAGCACACCAAATCTCTTTGCTGCTCCACAATGCCTTGGGTATCGTAACGAACGTGGAAAAGCAACTTCTGCTATGTGTCTACCATCATTTGATTTAATAGTACGTCATCTAAAACGGGTTATTCGCAATGGTAATGACATCAAATCAGTATTTGTGGCATCAGATAATAACTATATGATTGAAGAACTTACTAAAGCCTTAGCACGGATGGAA GTTCCAGTTTTTAAACAAGATTCACCTGCATCGCCTCATTTAGATTTAGCTATTCTTGGAAgagcaaattattttataggAAACTGTATATCTTCATTCTCAGCTTTTGTCGCAAGAGAAAGGGAAATTAAAGGGTATCCCACATTTTTTTGGGGTTTCCCTTCAGAGAGGTCTTCATCTTCTATTACACATGAAGAATTGTAG